A single region of the Vicia villosa cultivar HV-30 ecotype Madison, WI linkage group LG4, Vvil1.0, whole genome shotgun sequence genome encodes:
- the LOC131596155 gene encoding signal peptide peptidase-like yields the protein MKNTERIASLALAGLTLAPLVVKIDPNVNVVLTACITVFVGCYRSVKPTPPTETMSNEHAMRFPFVGSAMLLSLFLLFKFLSKDLVNTVLTLYFFVLGIVALSATLLPSIKRFLPNHWNEDLIVWRFPYFKSLDIEFTKSQIIAAIPGTFFCAWYALKKHWLANNTLGLAFCIQGIEMLSLGSFKTGAILLGGLFFYDIFWVFFTPVMVSVAKSFDAPIKLLFPTSDIARPFSMLGLGDIVIPGIFVALALRFDVSRGKQSQYFKSAFLGYTFGLVLTIVVMNWFQAAQPALLYIVPAVIGFLAAHCIWNGEVKQLLEFDESKSKSSEEESDAKPSKKDE from the exons atgaaaAACACTGAGAGAATTGCGAGTTTGGCATTAGCAg GTTTAACCTTGGCACCTCTTGTTGTGAAAATAGATCCAAATGTAAATGTTGTCTTAACCGCATGCATCACTGTGTTCGTGGGATGCTACCGTTCCGTCAAACCAACTCCACCTACT GAGACAATGTCTAATGAACACGCTATGCGTTTTCCCTTTGTCGGGAGCGCAATGTTGTTATCACTTTTCTTGCTCTTCAAGTTTCTATCTAAGGACTTGGTCAACACTGTCTTGACACTCTACTTCTTTGTACTGGGGATTGTTGCCTTGTC GGCAACATTACTACCATCTATCAAAAGATTTTTGCCAAATCATTGGAATGAGGATCTCATTGTCTGGCGTTTTCCATATTTTAAAT CTTTGGACATTGAGTTTACAAAGTCACAGATCATTGCTGCAATCCCTGGAACCTTTTTTTGTGCATGGTATGCTTTAAAGAAGCATTGGCTGGCAAATAATACATTGGGTCTTGCTTTCTGTATTCAG GGAATTGAAATGCTTTCTCTTGGGTCTTTCAAGACTGGTGCTATTCTGTTG GGTGGACtctttttttatgacattttctgGGTTTTCTTCACACCTGTGATGGTTAGCGTTGCAAAATCATTTGATGCTCCTATAAAG CTTTTGTTCCCCACATCTGATATTGCAAGGCCGTTTTCGATGCTTGGACTTGGTGATATTGTTATCCCTG GTATCTTTGTAGCACTGGCATTGCGGTTTGATGTTTCTAGAGGAAAGCAATCCCAATATTTCAAGAGTGCATTTTTAGGATACACTTTCGGCTTGGTCCTTACAATAGTTGTGATGAACTGGTTTCAGGCTGCTCAG CCCGCTCTTTTATATATTGTACCTGCTGTTATTGGATTTTTGGCTGCTCATTGCATATGGAACGGTGAAGTCAAACAG TTATTGGAGTTCGATGAGTCCAAATCCAAATCATCTGAAGAAGAGAGTGATGCCAAACCTAGCAAAAAGGATGAATAA